One Aspergillus oryzae RIB40 DNA, chromosome 2 genomic window carries:
- a CDS encoding uncharacterized protein (predicted protein) → MADGLGVPVLKTQGASILITLVIGIGTLHIVRSIYRRHFHPLSQFSGPPEAALSTKWLYKTNQAGFPEHEFERLHEKYQTKALRIAPNELHLSDVHQYKVIYSQSKPFLKDPPFYSSFNIDHSLFAETDPALHKERRKMLNPLFSRAGIFKLEGVIHTKAGIMMKKIDRLREKHLINVYDAFRLRPFLKLSM, encoded by the exons ATGGCGGACGGCTTGGGTGTGCCCGTCCTGAAGACACAAGGTGCCAGCATTCTGATAACGCTCGTCATTGGGATCGGAACTTTACATATTGTCCGAAGCATTTACCGTCGCCATTTCCATCCACTGTCCCAATTCTCAGGCCCACCCGAAGCAGCTTTATCCACGAAATGGCTCTATAAGACTAATCAGGCAGGCTTCCCAGAGCATGAATTCGAAAGACTGCACGAGAAATACC AAACCAAGGCCCTCCGCATTGCCCCTAATGAACTTCACCTTTCTGACGTCCACCAATACAAAGTCATCTACAGCCAATCCAAGCCCTTCCTCAAGGACCCCCCTTTCTACAGCTCATTCAACATTGACCACTCGCTGTTTGCTGAAACAGATCCGGCGCTGCATAAAGAGAGACGCAAAATGTTGaatcctcttttctcccgGGCGGGTATATTCAAACTTGAAGGTGTTATCCACACCAAGGCGGGCATCATGATGAAAAAGATCGACAGACTGAGGGAGAAGCACTTGATCAACGTTTACGACGCCTTTCG GTTGCGTCCTTTTTTGAAGTTATCAATGTGA
- a CDS encoding cell wall mannoprotein 1 family protein (predicted protein), translating to MQRSRINFRTGVLGFNYLRRRALSDSSARAATPILRRDAAKVQGDITQKIEPQINTLYNDVRGFPTSGLTGAMTIRSDLQSLATTVNDATADVKSTGSLDTPSGTTILADIQSLMPTSLVTLTHVGAEAPAWEDIQGGPALILSDLRSLKTALDNFANALISNEPLLLQAKALAIKTQIDGGLDIAIAPYSV from the exons ATGCAACGCTCGCGAATTAACTTTC GCACAGGAGTGCTCGGTTTCAATTATCTTCGCCGGAGGGCATTGTCCGACTCAAGTGCACGGGCCGCTACACCTATTCTTCGCCGCGATGCAGCTAAAGTTCAGGGCGATATAACGCAAAAGATCGAACCGCAAATTAACACCCTTTACAATGATGTCCGTGGTTTCCCTACTAGTGGTTTAACCGGAGCAATGACTATTCGCAGCGACTTGCAGAGCCTTGCTACCACCGTGAATGATGCGACGGCCGATGTCAAATCCACCGGCTCCTTGGACACTCCATCTGGAACTACTATTCTTGCCGACATCCAATCGCTGATGCCGACGTCCTTGGTTACATTAACTCACGTTGGAGCCGAAGCACCTGCATGGGAAGATATTCAAGGGGGGCCAGCTCTGATTCTTAGCGATCTCCGGTCTCTCAAAACGGCCTTGGACAATTTCGCCAACGCTCTGATATCGAACGAGCCCCTTCTTCTACAAGCCAAGGCTCTCGCGATCAAGACTCAGATTGACGGTGGTCTCGACATTGCAATCGCCccctactccgtatag
- a CDS encoding Zn(II)2Cys6 transcription factor domain-containing protein (predicted protein), with protein sequence MFEIILTKVWTLAYGVKTPSSSPHRDTLQRHISTHSDQQNQALLALRAKRPRSNRACQSCAREKQRCSGNPPCTRCINKNRTCVFDQHSRGGNDARNRSSTVHVSSQDGTGHAEMSFSGDISKSGLLPGDQQLVGSASVQALPEIRPFSDALGYPNYIPDLGNLFTWGPFDCLDDPQYNPSLNNGVGFGGLDSLCQQVSLPSEPSVLQTPRSSTPLEPATLHSLLTPAEGIHQSSQTASHVLKDPTAYSSASTRGDPDPQSGDDILIAENFFHVRAVDNETYEKIHGFYLAQTDICFKKLAFPDVNHLNCLVQVYFEYFHAQMPFVHPVMLENDGSWILAVKALQYDAMTLAQSTLLLNVNLVFNGFRDDIINLQFLRTWLATLIRPFLKPHSKRDPALLHVSRTGNTYDRWHAWLQAEAHARLVYAFFLLDSFCVVFHDMPPSYSVDDFEHRLPSPDELWSSQDAHSWESHLQSCQGWYYYLVSLSERNKP encoded by the exons ATGTTCGAAATCATTCTCACGAAGGTATGGACTCTTGCATATGGAGTCAAGACACCTAGCTCATCGCCACATAGAGACACATTGCAACGGCATATCAGCACGCATAGCGATCAGCAGAATCAGGCTCTTCTGGCGTTGAGGGCTAAAAGACCTCGAAGCAATCGCGCTTGTCAAAGCTGCGCACGGGAGAAACAGCGTTGTAGTGGGAATCCGCCTTGCACTCGTTGCATTAACAAGAATCGCACTTGTGTATTTGATCAACACTCCCGTGGTGGCAATGATGCTCGAAATAGATCATCCACAGTGCATGTATCGAGTCAAGATGGGACAGGACATGCCGAAATGAGCTTCAGTGGAGACATAAGTAAGTCTGGGCTCTTACCAGGTGACCAACAGCTAGTGGGGAGCGCTAGCGTTCAAGCGCTACCGGAGATAAGGCCCTTTTCCGATGCATTGGGCTATCCGAACTATATCCCCGACTTGGGCAATTTGTTCACATGGGGACCATTTGACTGCCTTGATGACCCGCAGTATAATCCTTCCCTCAACAATGGCGTTGGGTTCGGTGGTTTGGACTCACTCTGTCAGCAAGTTTCACTCCCATCCGAGCCTTCGGTTTTACAAACACCCAGGTCAAGCACACCTCTTGAACCAGCTACCCTGCACTCACTGCTTACTCCCGCGGAAGGAATTCATCAATCTTCCCAAACCGCATCACACGTACTAAAGGATCCCACGGCATATAGCTCTGCATCTACTAGAGGGGACCCAGATCCCCAGTCTGGCGATGATATACTGATAGCAGAAAACTTCTTCCATGTTAGAGCCGTGGACAATGAAACCTATGAGAAGATCCACGGCTTCTATCTAGCCCAGACAGACATCTGTTTCAAGAAGTTGGCTTTCCCGGACGTCAACCACCTCAATTGCTTGGTTCAGGTGTATTTTGAGTATTTCCATGCACAGATGCCATTTGTACATCCTGTTATGCTTGAAAACGACGGCTCGTGGATTCTA GCTGTTAAAGCGCTGCAATACGATGCAATGACTCTGGCGCAGTCAACTTTGCTGCTCAATGTTAACCTTGTGTTCAATGGTTTCCGagacgatatcatcaactTGCAGTTTCTGCGCACCTGGCTGGCTACGCTTATTCGTCCATTTCTTAAACCCCACAGTAAAAGAGATCCTGCCTTGCTGCATGTCTCCCGAACTGGGAATACTTACGACCGATGGCATGCATGGCTCCAAGCCGAAGCCCATGCCCGTCTGGTATATGCGTTTTTCT TGCTCGACTCGTTTTGTGTCGTATTTCATGATATGCCACCAAGCTATTCAGTGGATGATTTTGAGCACAGACTCCCTTCTCCGGACGAACTCTGGAGCAGCCAGGATGCTCACTCCTGGGAGTCACATCTTCAATCCTGCCAGG GTTGGTACTACTACTTGGTCTCTTTGTCGGAGAGAAACAAGCCGTGA